A single window of Mycolicibacterium aurum DNA harbors:
- a CDS encoding DUF5994 family protein, with protein sequence MAGSRRAAKPIRLTLADELGGVIDGAWWPHSALIAAELPDLVGALHKPLGEIIDMRINWSPSDGQLDLESIAAGVKLHRESDPYRRPRLMAVVGRNASAKLLVIPSMTSQALGAIVVRAAAGLPTWGGTGDSKLFETAQVVIGVAKAESVKWSESLAP encoded by the coding sequence CGCCGATGAACTGGGCGGAGTCATCGACGGAGCGTGGTGGCCGCACTCGGCGTTGATCGCCGCTGAACTACCCGACCTCGTCGGAGCGCTGCACAAGCCGCTCGGCGAGATCATCGACATGCGCATCAACTGGTCGCCGTCCGACGGGCAGCTCGATCTCGAATCGATAGCCGCCGGAGTCAAGCTGCACCGGGAGAGCGACCCCTATCGCCGGCCCCGCCTGATGGCGGTCGTCGGGCGCAACGCCAGCGCGAAGCTGCTCGTCATCCCGAGCATGACCTCCCAGGCCCTCGGAGCGATCGTCGTGCGGGCTGCGGCGGGATTGCCCACCTGGGGCGGAACCGGGGATTCCAAGCTCTTCGAGACGGCCCAGGTGGTCATCGGCGTGGCGAAGGCCGAAAGCGTGAAATGGTCCGAGTCGCTGGCGCCGTGA
- a CDS encoding cold-shock protein → MAQGTVKWFNGDKGFGFIAPDGGAEDVFVHYSEISGNGYRSLEENQRVEFEVEQGNKGPQAVRVSAI, encoded by the coding sequence ATGGCACAGGGAACTGTGAAGTGGTTTAACGGCGACAAGGGCTTCGGCTTCATCGCCCCCGATGGTGGAGCGGAAGATGTTTTCGTTCACTACTCGGAGATCAGTGGTAACGGATATCGGTCGCTGGAAGAGAACCAGCGCGTCGAGTTCGAGGTCGAGCAGGGCAACAAGGGCCCGCAGGCTGTCAGAGTGAGCGCGATCTAA